A section of the Triticum dicoccoides isolate Atlit2015 ecotype Zavitan chromosome 7A, WEW_v2.0, whole genome shotgun sequence genome encodes:
- the LOC119331606 gene encoding uncharacterized protein LOC119331606 codes for MKHLLLPSQLPLLLHGRASKPLLLHARQRHRHAPSAAPDGNSGDTSTAASEPPPTNTQPSPPPSAPPSANSGTTSVKTRLRSRNQARRVQEPYLPPVEVKMMRGKGKANASAAPRREKEKRKKTWDEMSLGEKAYELYVGEKGALFWLNKFAYASIFIMAGAWILFRFVGPATGLYQLDAPPLAPTDVLRGS; via the coding sequence ATGAagcacctcctcctcccctcccagctccctctcctcctccacgGCCGCGCCTCCAAGCCCCTACTCCTCCACGCCCGCCAGCGCCACCGCCACGCCCCAAGCGCGGCACCCGACGGCAACTCCGGCGACACCTCCACGGCCGCGTCCGAGCCGCCTCCCACGAACACCCAGCCCAGCCCGCCACCCTCCGCGCCTCCGTCCGCCAACTCCGGCACCACCAGCGTCAAGACCCGCCTCCGGTCGAGGAACCAGGCCCGCCGCGTCCAGGAGCCGTACCTGCCCCCGGTGGAGGTGAAGATGATGAGGGGCAAGGGCAAGGCGAACGCTTCCGCGGCgccgaggagggagaaggagaagcgGAAGAAGACGTGGGACGAGATGAGCCTCGGCGAGAAGGCCTACGAGCTGTACGTCGGGGAGAAGGGCGCCCTCTTCTGGCTCAACAAGTTCGCCTACGCCTCCATCTTCATCATGGCCGGCGCCTGGATCCTGTTCCGCTTCGTCGGGCCCGCCACCGGGCTCTACCAGCTCGACGCGCCGCCGCTGGCGCCCACGGACGTCCTGCGCGGCTCCTAG